One Halomonas sp. M4R1S46 genomic window carries:
- a CDS encoding DUF1656 domain-containing protein, whose translation MGLREIAIGGLYLSPLLLYALLGLAAALLVRALLHRLLGPTRPWFEAWFDTALFVLCTAAVAFLSSAAGAL comes from the coding sequence ATGGGACTCCGGGAAATCGCCATCGGCGGCCTCTATCTGTCGCCGCTGCTGCTCTATGCCTTGCTCGGGCTGGCCGCCGCCCTGCTGGTGCGCGCCCTGCTCCACCGCCTGCTGGGCCCGACGCGCCCGTGGTTCGAGGCCTGGTTCGACACCGCCCTCTTCGTGCTCTGCACCGCCGCCGTCGCCTTCCTGTCATCCGCCGCCGGAGCCCTCTAG
- a CDS encoding HlyD family secretion protein — translation MRTLLRSLVTLTIVALAIAAGLWLWHYYLYTPWTRDGRVRADIVTLAPDVSGRVVSLPVGDNQRVAADETLFQLDPARYQAAVDKAEAVVAQRQAELELRQHEASRRNRLSRQAISAESREISRIDSRVAAAALAQARSELARARLDLARTTLRAPAAGHVLNLQLAEGNYVNAGTPVMALVKADSFYVTGYFEETKIARIDVGDPARVTLMSGDTVLDGHVESLGRGIADANTEPNAQLLPRVEPSFSWVRLAQRIPVRIALDNIPEETTLSAGMTASVHIEPTE, via the coding sequence ATGCGCACCCTGCTACGCAGTCTCGTGACCCTGACCATCGTGGCCCTGGCCATCGCCGCCGGCCTCTGGCTGTGGCACTACTATCTCTACACCCCCTGGACCCGGGACGGCCGGGTCCGGGCCGATATCGTCACCCTCGCCCCCGACGTCTCGGGCCGGGTCGTGTCGCTTCCGGTCGGCGACAACCAGCGCGTCGCCGCGGACGAGACACTCTTCCAGCTCGACCCGGCGCGCTACCAGGCGGCGGTGGACAAGGCCGAGGCGGTGGTCGCGCAGCGCCAGGCCGAGCTCGAGCTGCGCCAGCACGAGGCCTCGCGCCGCAACCGCCTGAGCCGCCAGGCGATCAGCGCCGAGAGCCGGGAGATCTCGCGCATCGACAGCCGCGTGGCCGCCGCCGCCCTGGCCCAGGCCCGCAGCGAGCTGGCGCGTGCGCGCCTCGACCTGGCGCGGACCACCCTCAGGGCACCGGCCGCGGGCCATGTGCTCAACCTCCAGCTGGCCGAGGGCAACTACGTCAACGCCGGCACCCCGGTGATGGCGCTGGTCAAGGCGGACTCCTTCTATGTCACCGGCTATTTCGAGGAAACCAAGATCGCCCGGATCGACGTGGGCGACCCGGCCCGGGTGACCCTGATGAGCGGCGATACCGTGCTCGACGGGCATGTCGAGAGCCTCGGCCGCGGCATCGCCGACGCCAACACCGAGCCCAACGCCCAGCTGCTGCCCCGAGTCGAGCCCAGCTTCAGCTGGGTGCGCCTGGCCCAGCGCATTCCGGTGCGCATCGCCCTCGACAACATTCCCGAGGAGACCACCCTGAGCGCCGGCATGACGGCCTCGGTGCACATCGAGCCTACGGAGTAA
- a CDS encoding FUSC family protein: MSPWLEAYLTPSLPAVKFAVKATLAMLLALYVALWCDLERPYWALISAAFLQIRPMSGMVIEKGLSQLTGTLVGCGAGIAIMALFAQAPVPALASLTLWIMICTYGSSLLRNNASYGCIMGGVTAMLIVVIGASQPDGIFAVAVARLSELALGAASATLVSALLWPIRVRDHLAGQADQVINEAFRHAGQRLSDSDDLAALQASLTGSLAPLTQLETDSQAARYEGPEGPGRIRASHVLTRRTLRLLATLHALQQLLHHAGDRLDPANRRLADDLARELRDAAEASGVAQARRRLQALRHRALEGPDTDITPLEQRIRLGLRETLGHALVMLDAREAITHPGRRRLRGAALAWHRDPLAAGLNALRAGVVFLSLAAFWLATGWTNGQVAMLMGTLGSAFFASRDNPAAVSLMFAKGMLAAIPSAFLFGHVLLAQASGFPLLAMLLLPPLFLGLLGSASPRLMGYCLAFTIGNILLTMPGNAMDFSFDGFLDRAIAVMVGLGAVVAGFRLIPGVGPHLHKRRLVGAIGRDLRTLPAAPVPEAETRFIGGMADRLLQLARHDDMLPEDRRHLFSLGLTGLDIGYACLQLRRRLDDLPGADLRRTRQAFFAALASAFADSARGRPPREVRRSGAALVAALEEHQALSPRHRAMIAGLVERLDLALHLQAERARTAQSPPAAAASSAPT, from the coding sequence ATGTCGCCCTGGCTCGAGGCCTACCTGACCCCGTCCCTGCCGGCCGTGAAGTTCGCCGTCAAGGCGACGCTGGCCATGCTGTTGGCGCTCTACGTGGCGCTGTGGTGTGACCTCGAGCGCCCCTACTGGGCGCTGATCTCGGCGGCCTTCCTGCAGATCCGCCCGATGAGCGGCATGGTCATCGAGAAGGGCCTGAGCCAGCTCACCGGCACCCTGGTGGGCTGCGGGGCCGGGATCGCCATCATGGCGCTGTTCGCCCAGGCCCCCGTGCCGGCACTGGCGAGCCTGACGCTGTGGATCATGATCTGCACCTACGGCAGCTCGCTGCTGCGCAACAACGCCTCCTACGGCTGCATCATGGGCGGGGTCACCGCCATGCTGATCGTGGTGATCGGCGCCAGCCAGCCCGACGGCATCTTCGCCGTCGCCGTGGCCCGGTTGTCGGAGCTGGCACTCGGCGCGGCGAGCGCCACCCTGGTCAGCGCCCTGCTGTGGCCCATCCGGGTCCGCGACCACCTGGCCGGCCAGGCGGACCAGGTGATCAACGAGGCCTTCCGGCATGCCGGGCAGCGGCTGTCGGACAGCGACGACCTCGCCGCCCTGCAGGCCAGCCTGACCGGCAGCCTGGCGCCCCTCACCCAACTCGAGACCGACAGCCAGGCCGCCCGCTACGAGGGGCCCGAGGGGCCCGGACGGATTCGCGCCAGCCACGTGCTGACCCGCCGCACGCTGCGCCTGCTGGCCACGCTCCACGCCCTCCAGCAGTTGCTGCACCACGCCGGCGACCGCCTCGATCCCGCCAACCGCCGCCTGGCCGACGACCTGGCCCGGGAGTTGCGTGACGCCGCGGAGGCCTCGGGGGTTGCCCAGGCCCGCCGGCGCCTGCAGGCCCTGCGCCACCGGGCCCTGGAGGGCCCCGACACCGACATCACGCCGCTGGAGCAGCGCATCCGCCTGGGACTGCGCGAGACCCTGGGGCATGCGCTGGTCATGCTCGATGCCCGCGAGGCGATCACCCATCCCGGGCGCCGGCGCCTGCGGGGGGCGGCCCTCGCCTGGCACCGCGACCCCCTGGCCGCCGGGCTCAACGCCCTGCGCGCGGGGGTCGTCTTCCTCTCGCTGGCGGCCTTCTGGCTGGCCACGGGCTGGACGAACGGCCAGGTGGCCATGCTGATGGGCACCCTGGGCTCGGCCTTCTTCGCCAGCCGGGACAACCCCGCCGCGGTGAGCCTGATGTTCGCCAAGGGCATGCTGGCGGCGATCCCCAGCGCCTTCCTGTTCGGCCATGTGCTGCTCGCCCAGGCCAGCGGCTTTCCCCTGCTGGCCATGCTCCTCCTGCCGCCGCTGTTCCTCGGCCTGCTGGGATCGGCCTCGCCCCGCTTGATGGGCTACTGCCTGGCCTTCACCATCGGCAACATCCTGCTGACCATGCCCGGCAACGCCATGGACTTCTCCTTCGACGGCTTCCTCGACCGGGCCATCGCGGTGATGGTCGGGCTGGGCGCGGTGGTCGCCGGCTTTCGCCTGATTCCGGGCGTCGGGCCGCACCTGCACAAGCGCCGGCTGGTCGGCGCCATCGGCCGTGACCTGCGCACCCTGCCGGCCGCCCCCGTGCCCGAGGCGGAGACCCGCTTCATCGGTGGCATGGCCGACCGCCTGCTGCAGCTGGCCCGACACGACGATATGCTGCCCGAGGACCGGCGCCATCTGTTCAGCCTGGGCCTGACCGGACTGGATATCGGCTATGCCTGCCTGCAGCTGCGCCGGCGTCTCGACGACCTGCCGGGGGCCGACCTGCGCCGGACGCGGCAGGCGTTCTTCGCCGCCCTGGCGAGCGCCTTCGCGGACAGTGCCCGGGGGCGTCCTCCCCGCGAGGTGCGGCGCAGCGGGGCCGCCCTGGTGGCGGCCCTCGAGGAGCACCAGGCGCTGAGCCCGCGTCACCGAGCGATGATCGCCGGGCTGGTGGAACGTCTCGACCTGGCGCTGCACCTTCAGGCCGAGCGGGCGCGGACCGCCCAGTCCCCACCCGCCGCGGCCGCCTCCTCGGCGCCGACCTGA
- a CDS encoding AEC family transporter, which yields MLAELFAVMAPVLAGAGLGFGWVRLGHDYPVAFVTRLVFNIGTPSLVLASLAEAEIDAGSFGRTMLATALVLLCMAAATGLVARLLRRDWRVLLAPMMYPNTGNMGLPVVLYAFGSAGFVFGITVMVTVTLFQFTLGSLMAGRGNPLKILATTPTVYAILIALALLLTDTDLPRWLANSVELISGFTVPLMLITLGVSLANIQVRSLRSGLGFSLLRLPLAAGVAWAIGSLLALPPTGHAILVLQMSMPVAVFNYLFAQRSRREPEYVASLVFCSTLLSLLYLPLLLVLLM from the coding sequence ATGCTTGCCGAACTCTTCGCCGTCATGGCCCCGGTCCTCGCCGGCGCCGGCCTGGGCTTCGGCTGGGTTCGCCTCGGCCACGACTATCCCGTGGCCTTCGTCACCCGGCTGGTCTTCAACATCGGCACGCCCTCCCTGGTGCTGGCTTCGCTGGCCGAGGCCGAGATCGATGCGGGCAGCTTCGGCCGGACCATGCTGGCCACGGCCCTGGTCCTGCTGTGCATGGCGGCGGCCACCGGCCTCGTGGCACGCCTGCTGCGCCGCGACTGGCGGGTACTGCTGGCCCCGATGATGTATCCCAACACCGGCAACATGGGCCTGCCGGTGGTGCTCTACGCCTTCGGCAGCGCCGGCTTCGTGTTCGGCATCACGGTGATGGTCACCGTGACGCTGTTCCAGTTCACCCTGGGCTCGCTGATGGCCGGGCGCGGCAACCCACTGAAGATCCTGGCCACGACGCCGACGGTCTATGCCATCCTGATCGCCCTGGCCCTGCTGCTCACCGATACCGACCTGCCACGGTGGCTGGCCAACAGCGTGGAGCTGATCTCGGGCTTCACGGTGCCGCTGATGCTGATCACCCTGGGGGTCTCGCTGGCCAACATCCAGGTACGCAGCCTGCGTTCCGGACTCGGCTTCAGCCTGCTGCGCCTGCCACTCGCCGCCGGGGTGGCCTGGGCCATCGGCAGCCTGCTCGCGCTGCCGCCCACCGGCCATGCCATCCTGGTCCTGCAGATGAGCATGCCGGTGGCGGTCTTCAACTACCTGTTCGCCCAGCGTTCCCGTCGCGAGCCGGAATACGTGGCGAGTCTGGTGTTCTGCTCCACCCTGCTGTCGCTGCTCTACCTGCCGCTGCTGCTGGTCCTGCTGATGTAG
- a CDS encoding quaternary amine ABC transporter ATP-binding protein has protein sequence MSDNRNVKIRVRQLSKVFGNQPKKALELRDQGLKRPEILDKTGQTLGLSDINFDVYEGELLVIMGLSGSGKSTLIRCLNRLIEPTEGEIVIDGENIPSLKEKELLECRRRHFSMVFQNFALFPHRTVRQNAEFGLEIRGVDPAERRDIAASSLKQVGLEGWEDAYPNQLSGGMQQRVGLARALANDASVLLMDEAFSALDPLIRGDMQQELLELQHRMKKTTVFITHDLDEALSIGDRIVLLKDGEVVQIGTPEEILTKPADDYVRRFIEGVDKSRILSAESAMRKVRSTVRDTDGPRTALRKMRDHSLDSIYILDRERRLIGLIDAESASQALEDGKERVTDAMTQDFRKVVREEPLHNLFAMFHENRFPIAVVDENQVLQGVVVKGAVLDELAQAGEH, from the coding sequence ATGAGTGACAACCGAAACGTCAAGATTCGGGTCCGACAGCTCAGCAAGGTCTTCGGCAATCAGCCGAAGAAGGCGCTGGAACTGCGCGACCAGGGGCTCAAGCGCCCCGAGATCCTCGACAAGACCGGCCAGACGCTGGGCCTGTCCGACATCAACTTCGACGTCTACGAGGGCGAACTTCTGGTGATCATGGGGCTCTCCGGTTCGGGCAAGTCGACCCTGATCCGCTGCCTCAATCGGCTGATCGAGCCCACCGAGGGCGAGATCGTCATCGACGGCGAGAACATCCCGAGCCTCAAGGAGAAGGAACTGCTGGAATGCCGCCGCCGCCACTTCTCCATGGTGTTCCAGAACTTCGCCCTCTTTCCCCACCGCACCGTGCGCCAGAACGCCGAGTTCGGCCTGGAGATCCGCGGGGTCGATCCCGCCGAGCGCCGTGACATCGCGGCCAGTTCCCTGAAGCAGGTCGGCCTGGAAGGCTGGGAGGACGCCTATCCCAACCAGCTCTCCGGCGGCATGCAGCAGCGGGTCGGCCTGGCCCGGGCACTGGCCAACGACGCCAGCGTGCTGCTGATGGACGAGGCCTTCTCGGCGCTGGACCCGCTGATTCGCGGCGACATGCAGCAGGAACTGCTGGAACTCCAGCACCGCATGAAGAAGACCACCGTCTTCATCACCCACGACCTCGACGAGGCCCTGAGCATCGGCGATCGCATCGTGCTGCTCAAGGACGGCGAGGTCGTGCAGATCGGCACCCCGGAGGAGATCCTCACCAAGCCGGCCGACGACTACGTACGGCGCTTCATCGAGGGCGTCGACAAGTCGCGGATCCTCAGCGCCGAGAGCGCCATGCGCAAGGTGCGTTCCACCGTGCGCGACACCGACGGCCCCAGGACCGCGCTGCGCAAGATGCGCGACCATAGCCTCGACTCCATCTACATCCTCGATCGCGAGCGTCGCCTGATCGGCCTGATCGATGCCGAGTCCGCCAGCCAGGCCCTGGAAGACGGCAAGGAGCGGGTGACGGACGCCATGACCCAGGACTTCCGCAAGGTGGTCCGCGAGGAACCGCTGCACAACCTGTTCGCCATGTTCCACGAGAACCGCTTCCCCATCGCCGTGGTGGACGAGAACCAGGTGCTGCAGGGCGTCGTCGTCAAGGGCGCCGTGCTCGATGAACTCGCACAGGCAGGAGAACACTGA
- a CDS encoding ABC transporter permease → MEIPRVPLGDWIENGLNWLTSEYSIVTRAISRVTQTGIDGLNDALMWLPDWSLLVIIAGLCWWLANVRLAIGAVAGLALIWNLDLWDPMIETLTLVVIATLVAVVIALPVGIAAALSERLYKTIMPILDFMQTMPAFVYLIPAIPFFGIGSVSAIFATVIFSMPPAIRFTTLGIRQVPVELVEAADAYGATRGQKLLKVQLPMSLPTVMAGINQTIMLALSMVVIAAMIGADGLGSEVWRAIQRLRPGDGFEAGIAVVILAMLLDRLTQSLRKQRKA, encoded by the coding sequence ATCGAAATTCCCCGCGTGCCGCTGGGTGACTGGATCGAGAACGGCCTGAACTGGCTGACCAGCGAGTATTCCATCGTCACCCGCGCCATCTCCCGGGTCACCCAGACCGGTATCGACGGCCTGAACGATGCCCTGATGTGGCTCCCCGACTGGTCGCTGCTGGTGATCATCGCCGGCCTGTGCTGGTGGCTGGCCAATGTTCGCCTGGCCATCGGCGCCGTGGCGGGCCTGGCGCTGATCTGGAACCTGGATCTCTGGGACCCGATGATCGAGACCCTGACCCTGGTGGTGATCGCCACCCTGGTGGCGGTGGTCATCGCCCTGCCCGTGGGCATCGCCGCGGCCCTCTCCGAGCGGCTCTACAAGACGATCATGCCGATACTGGACTTCATGCAGACCATGCCGGCGTTCGTCTACCTGATCCCGGCGATCCCCTTCTTCGGCATCGGCTCGGTATCGGCGATCTTCGCCACCGTGATCTTCTCGATGCCCCCGGCGATCCGCTTCACCACCCTGGGCATCCGCCAGGTGCCGGTGGAACTGGTCGAGGCCGCCGACGCCTATGGCGCCACCCGCGGCCAGAAGCTGCTCAAGGTGCAGCTGCCGATGTCGCTGCCCACCGTAATGGCCGGCATCAACCAGACCATCATGCTGGCGCTGTCGATGGTGGTGATCGCTGCCATGATCGGCGCCGACGGCCTGGGCAGCGAGGTCTGGCGCGCCATCCAGCGCCTGCGACCGGGGGACGGCTTCGAGGCCGGCATCGCGGTGGTGATCCTGGCGATGCTGCTGGACCGCCTCACCCAGTCGCTGCGCAAGCAGCGCAAGGCCTGA
- a CDS encoding glycine betaine ABC transporter substrate-binding protein — MTKQPMRLAGLAMVAGAGLTAATAQAQDKGSVHLAYVEWASEVASTNVVRAVLEQAGYEVELTSLSAAAMWQSVASGDTDAIVAAWLPSTHADYLERVGDQVDDLGPNLDGTKLGLVVPAYSEVDSIAELNEHAEAFEGKITGIDPGAGIMSLTEDVIDAYGLDLDLQSGSGATMTAALKSAIANEEEIAVTGWTPHWMFARWDLKYLEDPKNVYGGAEQIHTIARQGLEEDLPGAHAILDAFEWTPEQMGEVMLMNQQEDSDPYENAKQWVEDNQDLVQEWLPEA, encoded by the coding sequence ATGACCAAGCAACCGATGCGTCTCGCCGGCCTGGCCATGGTCGCCGGCGCCGGCCTCACCGCCGCGACCGCCCAGGCCCAGGACAAGGGTTCCGTGCATCTCGCCTATGTCGAGTGGGCCTCCGAGGTCGCCTCCACCAACGTGGTCCGTGCGGTGCTCGAGCAGGCCGGCTACGAGGTGGAACTCACCTCGCTGTCCGCCGCCGCCATGTGGCAGTCCGTGGCCAGTGGTGACACCGACGCCATCGTCGCCGCCTGGCTGCCCTCCACCCATGCCGACTACCTCGAGCGTGTCGGTGATCAGGTCGATGACCTGGGCCCGAACCTCGATGGTACCAAGCTCGGCCTGGTGGTCCCGGCCTACAGCGAGGTCGACTCCATCGCCGAGCTGAACGAGCACGCCGAGGCCTTCGAGGGCAAGATCACCGGCATCGACCCGGGCGCCGGGATCATGAGCCTCACCGAGGACGTCATCGACGCCTACGGCCTCGACCTGGATCTGCAGAGCGGCAGCGGCGCCACCATGACCGCGGCGCTCAAGAGCGCCATCGCCAACGAGGAAGAGATCGCGGTGACCGGCTGGACGCCGCACTGGATGTTCGCCCGCTGGGACCTCAAGTACCTGGAGGATCCCAAGAACGTCTATGGCGGGGCCGAGCAGATCCACACCATCGCCCGCCAGGGCCTCGAGGAGGATCTGCCGGGGGCCCATGCCATCCTGGATGCCTTCGAATGGACCCCCGAGCAGATGGGCGAGGTCATGCTCATGAACCAGCAGGAGGATTCCGACCCCTACGAGAACGCCAAGCAGTGGGTCGAGGACAACCAGGACCTGGTCCAGGAGTGGCTGCCGGAGGCCTGA
- a CDS encoding aminotransferase, translating into MTSQNASAQLEKQEIWQKDRDHFMHPWTDFSTFKESGSMVFRQADGVSLQDADGKRYLDGIGGLWCVNIGYGRDEIAEAVAEQIRDIPYFSTFGHHTTAPAARLAAKLAELAPGDLNHVFYGCGGSVANDTAVRMIHFYFNQLGKPSKKQIISRKDGYHGSTYMAMSITGVEVDHIGFDIDRQLVHHISSPNPYRRPEGQSLEAFCDEKVQELEDKILERGPDNVAAFFAEPILGAGGVIVPPEGYHRKTLAVCRKYDVLYVSDEVVTAFGRLGHMFASEDEFGIVPDIITCAKGLTSGYLPLGATIFSDRIYEVISEPQADGAIFTHGFTYSGHPVSCAAGLKNIEIMERENLCDHVKDVGAYFEERLHELEDLQIVGDVRGRKFMMCLENVADKATRELIAPEAKVGNRIADECQKRGLIVRPLAHMNILSPTLILSREHVDFVVATLRESIEAATESLKADGYLPR; encoded by the coding sequence ATGACCAGTCAGAACGCGTCCGCCCAGCTCGAGAAACAGGAAATCTGGCAGAAGGATCGCGACCACTTCATGCACCCCTGGACCGACTTCTCCACCTTCAAGGAAAGCGGGTCCATGGTCTTCCGCCAGGCCGACGGCGTCTCCCTTCAGGACGCCGACGGCAAGCGCTACCTCGATGGCATCGGCGGGCTCTGGTGCGTCAACATCGGCTACGGCCGGGACGAGATCGCCGAGGCGGTCGCCGAGCAGATCCGCGATATCCCCTACTTCTCGACCTTCGGCCACCACACCACCGCGCCGGCCGCGCGCCTGGCCGCCAAGCTCGCCGAGTTGGCGCCGGGGGATCTCAACCACGTCTTCTACGGCTGTGGCGGCTCGGTGGCCAACGACACCGCCGTGCGCATGATCCACTTCTACTTCAACCAGCTCGGCAAGCCGAGCAAGAAGCAGATCATCTCGCGCAAGGACGGCTATCACGGCAGCACCTACATGGCGATGTCGATCACCGGGGTCGAGGTCGACCACATCGGCTTCGACATCGATCGCCAACTGGTGCACCACATCTCCAGCCCCAACCCCTACCGTCGCCCGGAGGGCCAGAGCCTGGAGGCCTTCTGCGACGAGAAGGTCCAGGAGCTGGAGGACAAGATCCTCGAGCGGGGCCCGGACAATGTCGCGGCCTTCTTCGCCGAGCCGATCCTGGGCGCCGGCGGCGTGATCGTGCCGCCCGAGGGCTACCACAGGAAGACCCTGGCGGTGTGCCGCAAGTACGATGTCCTCTATGTCTCCGACGAGGTGGTCACCGCCTTCGGCCGGCTGGGACACATGTTCGCCTCCGAGGACGAGTTCGGCATCGTCCCGGACATCATCACCTGCGCCAAGGGGCTGACCTCCGGTTACCTGCCGCTGGGAGCGACCATCTTCTCCGATCGCATCTATGAGGTGATCAGCGAGCCCCAGGCCGATGGCGCCATCTTCACCCACGGCTTCACCTACTCCGGCCACCCGGTGAGCTGCGCCGCAGGCCTCAAGAACATCGAGATCATGGAACGCGAGAACCTCTGCGATCACGTCAAGGACGTGGGTGCCTACTTCGAGGAGCGCCTCCATGAGCTCGAGGACCTGCAGATCGTCGGCGACGTCCGTGGCCGCAAGTTCATGATGTGTCTCGAGAACGTCGCCGACAAGGCGACCAGGGAACTGATTGCCCCCGAGGCCAAGGTGGGCAATCGCATCGCCGACGAGTGCCAGAAGCGCGGCCTGATCGTGCGCCCCCTGGCGCACATGAACATCCTCTCCCCGACGCTGATCCTGAGTCGCGAACACGTCGACTTCGTGGTGGCCACGCTGCGCGAGAGCATCGAGGCCGCCACCGAGTCGCTCAAGGCCGACGGCTACCTGCCGCGCTGA
- a CDS encoding APC family permease → MQDAISKSAAATTATDKKARGVLGLKSLMAVAVGLVVSQGVMVLMLQGVGIAGAAFIVPLAIAWVLALCYAASFSELALLVPRAGSLSAYTEVALGHFPAILSVFSGYVVVAMFALSAELMLVNYLIGVLYPAVEGTHYVAFGILGAFTVLNLLGIDVFAKLQNVLAFAMVVALTLLGVSALTGGFAPHRFAAAELAAGFNLGEGAFTLIALAIWGYVGAEFVCPLVGDTRRPERYIPRSMYLGLTVIFGVFALYCLGALFYLPRDVLMTAELPHLEYASAAFGGSGTFLLAVAAITATCSTVNTSLAAVPRMLQGMAEQGQAFPMLGWLTRSTRAPWVAVLFTAGVTGLPLLIWGNDASTVGLLLISAAIAWLIAYIIAHVNVIALRIRYPEAERPYRSPLYPLPQLIGIAGMVYAIVYASPAPELTAEIFTNAGVVLGLVSVVAVAWIKLVMKKPLFKPEPLDQIAKR, encoded by the coding sequence ATGCAAGATGCCATATCCAAATCGGCGGCGGCCACGACCGCCACCGACAAGAAGGCCCGAGGCGTCCTGGGTCTCAAGTCCCTGATGGCCGTGGCGGTCGGCCTGGTGGTATCCCAGGGCGTCATGGTGCTGATGCTCCAGGGCGTCGGCATCGCCGGGGCCGCCTTCATCGTGCCGTTGGCCATCGCCTGGGTGCTGGCGCTGTGCTATGCGGCGTCCTTCTCCGAACTGGCCCTGCTGGTGCCCCGGGCGGGGAGCCTTAGCGCCTACACCGAGGTGGCCCTGGGGCACTTCCCGGCGATCCTCTCGGTGTTCTCCGGCTATGTGGTGGTGGCGATGTTCGCGCTGTCCGCCGAGCTGATGCTGGTCAACTACCTGATCGGCGTGCTCTATCCGGCCGTGGAAGGGACCCACTACGTCGCCTTCGGCATCCTCGGCGCCTTCACGGTGCTCAACCTGCTGGGCATCGATGTCTTCGCCAAGCTGCAGAACGTGCTGGCCTTCGCCATGGTGGTGGCCCTGACCCTGCTCGGCGTCAGTGCCCTGACGGGCGGCTTCGCGCCTCATCGGTTCGCGGCCGCCGAGCTGGCCGCCGGCTTCAACCTGGGCGAGGGCGCCTTCACCCTGATCGCCCTGGCCATCTGGGGTTATGTGGGCGCCGAGTTCGTCTGCCCGCTGGTCGGCGATACGCGCCGTCCCGAGCGCTATATCCCGCGCTCCATGTACCTGGGTCTGACCGTGATCTTCGGGGTGTTCGCCCTCTACTGCCTGGGCGCGCTCTTCTACCTGCCGCGCGACGTGCTGATGACCGCCGAGCTGCCGCACCTGGAGTATGCCAGTGCCGCCTTCGGCGGATCGGGCACCTTCCTGCTGGCCGTGGCGGCGATCACCGCGACCTGCAGCACGGTGAACACCTCGCTGGCCGCCGTGCCGCGGATGCTGCAGGGCATGGCCGAGCAGGGCCAGGCCTTCCCGATGCTGGGCTGGCTGACCCGGTCCACCCGCGCCCCCTGGGTCGCGGTGCTGTTCACCGCCGGCGTCACCGGCCTGCCGCTGCTGATCTGGGGCAACGACGCCAGCACCGTGGGCCTGTTGCTGATCTCCGCGGCCATCGCCTGGCTGATCGCCTACATCATCGCCCATGTCAACGTCATCGCCCTGCGCATTCGCTACCCCGAGGCCGAGCGTCCCTACCGTTCGCCCCTCTATCCGTTGCCGCAGCTGATCGGCATCGCCGGCATGGTCTACGCCATCGTCTATGCCTCGCCGGCGCCGGAACTGACCGCGGAGATCTTCACCAACGCCGGCGTGGTGCTAGGCCTGGTCAGCGTCGTCGCCGTGGCCTGGATCAAGCTGGTGATGAAGAAGCCGCTGTTCAAGCCCGAACCCCTGGACCAGATCGCCAAGCGCTGA